One genomic window of Coffea eugenioides isolate CCC68of chromosome 1, Ceug_1.0, whole genome shotgun sequence includes the following:
- the LOC113778274 gene encoding membrane-anchored ubiquitin-fold protein 3-like produces the protein MAEGEELVELKFRIYDGTDIGHGTYISSTAISVLKQRLVHQWPQDKSIAPKSAGDIKLIHAGKILDDGRTLAESRIPIGDVSGGVITMHVVVQPPNSGKKTEKNPSKTQRCLCAIL, from the exons ATGGCTGAAGGGGAGGAGCTAGTTGAACTTAAGTTCAGAATCTATGACGGGACAGATATAGGACATGGAACCTATATATCATCAACAGCTATTTCTGTGCTCAAACAAAGGCTTGTTCATCAGTGGCCTCAAG ATAAATCTATCGCACCCAAGTCAGCTGGTGATATCAAACTAATACAtgctggaaaaattttggacGATGGAAGGACACTTGCTGAGTCAAGAATACCCATTGGTGATGTCTCTGGTGGAGTTATTACAATGCATGTCGTGGTGCAACCCCCTAATAGTGGAAAGAAAACAG AAAAGAACCCAAGTAAGACACAAAGATGCTTGTGCGCCATCCTTTAA